The genomic window TTGTGGCGGAGCCGATGGGCAACAAATCTCTGACAGAGTTAGCGGGCATTGGTGATACGCTAGGAGGAAGCTTTATTGGGGCTGGATTTGATAAGGCTTACACCGTGCTGGGAcaatatttaatattgaaaaaatatgaaGGAT from Eurosta solidaginis isolate ZX-2024a chromosome 3, ASM4086904v1, whole genome shotgun sequence includes these protein-coding regions:
- the LOC137246426 gene encoding barrier-to-autointegration factor-like, which translates into the protein MGNKSLTELAGIGDTLGGSFIGAGFDKAYTVLGQYLILKKYEGLFKDWMKGFCNASSKLASDCYNCLND